The sequence below is a genomic window from Spirochaetaceae bacterium.
TGCCGGGGGTGGACCGCCTGAAGGCGCTGATCGTGGGCGGGCGCATCGGGCGGCTGCAAGAACTGCACGCGCACGGCAAGCACGACCACCGCGGCGGCGGCGAGGATATGATGGACCTGGGCATCCACCTGTTCAACCTGATGCAGTACCTCGCCGGGGATGCCCTGTGGGTGTCGGCGCGCGTCACCGTGGAGGGACGCGCCATCGAGCCAGCGGACGTGCACGAGGCCACCGAGCCGCTCGGGCCGGTTGCCGGCGACCGCATCGACAGCTACATCGCCTTCGCCGGCGGGGTGGCGGGTTTCTTCGACTCCAAGCGCCACAGCGCCGGTGTGAACGAGCGCTACGGCATGGAGATGGTGGGCAGCGAGGGCATAATCTCGTTGCGCGGCGGCAGCACCACCGATGGGCTGATGATTTACCCTTACCCGTTGTGGGCGCCGGCGCGCGTGGAGCAACGCTGGCAGCCGCTCGACCTGGGACCGCCGCCCGAGCACGACGGCCACTACCTGGCGGTGACCGACCTGATCGACGCCATCGAGGAGGGCCGCGAGCCGCTGTGCAGCGGAGTCGACGGCGTCAAGGCGCTGGAGTTGGTGCTCGCACCCTATGCCGCGCAGATCACCGGCGCCCGTATCGCGCTGCCTATGGCCGACCGCCGCCATCCCCTCGATGCATGGCGCGGTGTGAGCTATCCCCCGTGCAGGTAACGGTCACCGAGGTCGGGAATATCCTCACCCGCAGCAGCGGCTTCCTGCGCACGGTGT
It includes:
- a CDS encoding Gfo/Idh/MocA family oxidoreductase codes for the protein MAERYYRAGAIGHTGAGGFGHGLHRAFRGVAGVEMVAVADPDPEGRARAQAEAEARRGYADYREMLAREELDLVSVGPRWLDQRLEMVLACIDAGCHVYCEKPFAISLQDGDRMVAAARAAGVKIAVGHFHGAYLPGVDRLKALIVGGRIGRLQELHAHGKHDHRGGGEDMMDLGIHLFNLMQYLAGDALWVSARVTVEGRAIEPADVHEATEPLGPVAGDRIDSYIAFAGGVAGFFDSKRHSAGVNERYGMEMVGSEGIISLRGGSTTDGLMIYPYPLWAPARVEQRWQPLDLGPPPEHDGHYLAVTDLIDAIEEGREPLCSGVDGVKALELVLAPYAAQITGARIALPMADRRHPLDAWRGVSYPPCR